Proteins encoded within one genomic window of Gopherus evgoodei ecotype Sinaloan lineage unplaced genomic scaffold, rGopEvg1_v1.p scaffold_64_arrow_ctg1, whole genome shotgun sequence:
- the LOC115643602 gene encoding olfactory receptor 51G2-like — protein sequence MSAVNDTNFNSAVFLLTGTPGQEDVHLWISILFCLVYVISVVGNAVILFIIRSDTGLHEPMYIFLSMLAVTDLGLSIATMPTTLGTFLFNAREISLDACFAQLFFIHSLSYSESSVLFLMAFDRFIAISHPLRYASILILPRTAKMGLVCVLRRVAVVFPLPFLLKRSQYCQANVLSRSYCLNQEIIKMACSDIRVSSIYGFFVTVSTVILDSLLILLSYVMILKTVLSIASHAECVRALSTCVSHFCAVHLFFIPGTGLSVVQRFGNSSSPLLQILMGYVYLLVLPMMNPIVYRLKSKHLHARIIRVLKK from the coding sequence atgtcagctgtcaatgacaccaacttcaactctgcagtgttccttctcaccGGGACACCTGGGCAGGAAGACgtccatctctggatctctatCCTCTTCTGCTTAGTGTATGTTATTTCTGTAGTAGGAAATgcagtcattctgttcattataagaTCAGATACaggcctccatgagcccatgtacattttcctttccatgttggcagTCACAGACCTTGGTTTATCAATAGCCACCATGCCAACAACATTGGGCACATTCTTGTTTAATGCTAGGGAGATCAGCCTCGATGCCTGTTttgcccagctgttcttcatccactcgcTTTCATACAGTGAATCCTCTGTGCTCTTtttgatggcctttgaccgcttcaTCGCCATCTCTCACCCACTGAGATATGCTTCCATCTTAATCCTGCCAAGAACagccaagatgggactggtgtgtgtgctaaGAAGGGTTGCTGTAGTGTTCCCACTGCCCTTTCTCCTGAAACGTTCCCAATACTGTCAAGCCAATGTCCTCTCCCGTTCCTACTGCTTGAACCAAGAGATCATTAAGATGGCTTGTTCGGATATTAGAGTCAGCAGCATCTATGGCTTTTTTGTCACAGTCTCCACAGTGATATTGGACTCGCTGCTCATCCTCTTATCTTATGTAATGATTCtgaaaacagtgctgagcattgcCTCCCATGCGGAGTGCGTCAGGGCACTGAGCACCTGTGTCTCTCACTTCTGTGCTGTCCACCTCTTCTTCATACCAGGGACTGGTTTGTCTGTAGTACAGAGATTCGGGaatagctcttctcccttgcttcagattctCATGGGCTACGTCTACCTACTGGTCCTGCCCATGATGAACCCAATTGTGTACAGATTGAAAAGCAAGCACCTTCATGCAAGGATAATCAGAGTACTCAAAAAGTGA